The segment CCACCTTAAAAATACCAGCAGTGAAACCAAAGCCCATTCAAGGAGGCGGCGGAGGGGGAGCTGCGGGAAAATTTAAGTCGACCGCAGTAGCAAAAGGGCCGGCAATAAAAAACAAGCTTGCCAGCCAATTGTCGACCAGAATGAAGGCCAAGAGCAACGTCAGCAAGTACGTAGGTCTTCAAAAGTATGTTCGAAATCGGCCGGATCTGATGAGAGAGTTGGTTGAGGCTGGGACCACTGAACTCCCACTGCCTCCCAATACGCCGCTGGAAGAGAAGATAAGTTTCCCTGCTCTGGCCACATTCACGCAGTGCAAGACGAACAATTGCAGTCAAGAAATGATAGAAGCCTTGGGTGAGATTTCAAATCTGAGTCCAGTGGGTCCAATGAGCAGCCACCGAGATTCGAAAGCGAAGCGGAAATTTGACTTTTCTAGGTACTCTTTTATAAAAACGGCAGCTGAAGAGAGTTTGATCTTGGATCCATATCTGGCTAAGGGTAAGTACAACAGGAATAAAATGGAGTAAAATGTAATATTATTGGTTTCCAGATCCAGATGATAAAGAACAAGAAAATTCTACTCTGAAGGCAGCTGCGGAGCAAACCCCTCCTCGCAGGATTTCCGATGAGAAGCCCAACTACTTAAGTCCATATGTGAGCGTCTCGCGCGGTAAAGTCAACTCTCGCTGTGAGCGTGAGAAGCGAAACAGCATTTATTTGCCCGGTGAGGAGTATCCTGTTGCCAATCGGCGGGCCCTCGAGTCGGTGCTCTACTTTCGCATACAGCTGGAGAATGAGATTCGACGACTGCGAGATATCTGCAGCGAGTGGGAAGCCTATAGCAAGGAGAATGAGGCGCATCTGGTTGAGACGGGCGGCATAGATATGATCAATGTGGCCATTGGACAGACAAATTTGCTCTCTACCAAGAAATTGATGCAGTTCAGCGGTCTGATTGACCGTTGCGAGGCGGGAGCTACGGGCAAGAACCATCGACCCTACGATGGCAGCGAGGAGACGAAACCCGTCCAGGCAGAGGATCTGGAAGGGTGGTGGGACATGCTGCGACTCCAGAGTGAGAATGTTGACAAGCGCTTTGATAACTTGAAGCGATGGAAACAGAACAATTGGCAGGACCCGATGCAGTTGAGGAATCGAAAATACCAGCCAAGCCCGTGGCCAAACTCCAGCGTGTGATCGTAGTACGCGACCGTCGGTCCTTCTCTCCTGCTCGCACCGTCCTGCGCATGTCTGTAGGCGAGAGCCGTTCTTCCAATGGTGGCAACACTCTGCTCAAGTCTGCTATATTGGCCGCAGCCGAACAAAACGCTCTTAATCATACCCCTCCTCCCAATAAGGGACGCCAGTCGATTCTGAAAAAAACAGGGACCAGCAAGCGTGAAAGTCGTGTTATTTTCAGTACAAAGAAAAATGTACGGCACTTCAAATTCACCTACGAAGAAGGCACTATTAGCGATGACCAGGGCCCAGCAGAAAATGAGCCGCAATCCGCGTCTTAGGCCATCCACCGAGTTTATGTAGTTTATCtatcatttattatttaaagttACGTTTGTGTTTATATGTATAGTATTATTTAATTCTGAAAATTATGTTTCAATTTCAAAGccttgttttatattttttttttaattaagtacatcaatcaatcaaataaaggaaaaaaacgaggggaacgttgtgagttgctgcggacaccgcaactctacagttatacccgatactaagtcagtatggctctcctccggcagacgccgctaatattaaacgacacgacaaagagtgcgtgcgagagagacagaaaatcagtctgagcgtgacgtcgggcgctgcgtagccactgcaaattgatttgttcctattggctataaaaatgatctgatctgatccagattcagcaatctgatagatatggtcattatctatgattctgcgtttttagttttctcgaatgtgcaatattgtggatgcaacagattttcgtccgttgtgtgggcggaagggggtggggtgaaattttgagatacacgttttatagtaagatctaacaggagtgcggataccaaatttggttactctagccttaatagtctctgagatttttgaatatccccagattttcgtcctttgcgggggcggaagggggtgtggcgaaattttgaaacaaactcgtctcggtccgatatattaggagtgtggataccaaatttggttgctctagcttttgtagtctctgagatctaggcgcgaatgttttactctaagcaaagccgcctatgctacgtgtgtgttagagagagacagggcgggaaaaaaatgaaattgttttcttgatgctggctataataataatacgatccaattcagattccgcagtcttaaagatatggccattctctacaattctacgtttttggttttctcatatctttaaaattgtggatgacacagattttcgtcctttgtgggggcggaagtgaacggggcgaagttttgaaatatttttgtagcagtgacatatcacagaagtctgggtccaaaacatcgttgctctagctcttttagtctttgagcactaggcgctgaaggggacggacagacggacggacggacagacagacagaattTTCAAAATTGTTGGCCCGTTCTTTTCCATATAAGCCCCATGGAAgcgccagtgtgaaaaacccccgttatgcatatttttacattccttttttttatatttttgaaaaCATTGAGATTTTGATAGCAAGTGATCAAGATTTCGATGATTTCCCGCATTAATAATCGATGCATTTTTACACGACTTCTACATTGGGGCATTGGCCAAGAGGGTGAGTGCATAACCTTAATATACTGGAAAATACTATGGAaagtatttttatattttgcaaGGTGTGTGAGCCAGACATTGTGGCAAGAAAATTAGTGTACTAAGTGACTTGGcgataaaatatacggtctgaaATATGCCACATATACCCACTTAAgacccctctatttaaacagtcATTGTAGATACCTCCTATCCCTTCTTTtactcacaaaaaaaaaacccactaTATCCACGATTTTCACTATTTTCGGTGCAATATTAAAATACCCCTTTGGCATACAATGGGCTAATCGTTCTGTGATTTGATATTATTAGCTTGCTAGGACTTTATAGCTGAACATGAagtttatccgattgatagaTTATTTTTCTAAAATAGTAGCCAACTTTTGCTAGTCATTCTTATTGGATTTGTTTAGAATTTTCACGAGTTTTCAAAGtgaaaattttgaaaaatataccgctAAAAATTATTGTGTAAAAAAAGCACTACCTTTAAAAAAACTGCATACAAAATACCAGATTAAATTGTTAAACAAATTCCAAGTCCCCAATCTATCAAAAAAAGTTTCCTTGCCAGGTAAAAACGaggtaaatattattattattagtattattttccgcGGTCTAACTCGAGTTGTTATCCAGTTTAAATAaaggggcttaagtgggctaagttcgttttttcatcggtatggCACGCTGAAAAGGCGCCATTCTTAAGAAGCGTCCCTCCATTTTTTTAAACTCCTAAATAATTACTGCTCGACGTCATAATGCAGCGCCACAGGGAATTATATAAACAGCAATCACCTGCTTTCAGCCCACGCAATTTCAATGAGCAGAACCGGGAACTCCAGAATGCGGCGCGT is part of the Drosophila miranda strain MSH22 chromosome Y unlocalized genomic scaffold, D.miranda_PacBio2.1 Contig_Y1_pilon, whole genome shotgun sequence genome and harbors:
- the LOC117191131 gene encoding guanylate kinase-associated protein mars-like — protein: MKAKSNVSKYVGLQKYVRNRPDLMRELVEAGTTELPLPPNTPLEEKISFPALATFTQCKTNNCSQEMIEALGEISNLSPVGPMSSHRDSKAKRKFDFSRYSFIKTAAEESLILDPYLAKDPDDKEQENSTLKAAAEQTPPRRISDEKPNYLSPYVSVSRGKVNSRCEREKRNSIYLPGEEYPVANRRALESVLYFRIQLENEIRRLRDICSEWEAYSKENEAHLVETGGIDMINVAIGQTNLLSTKKLMQFSGLIDRCEAGATGKNHRPYDGSEETKPVQAEDLEGWWDMLRLQSENVDKRFDNLKRWKQNNWQDPMQLRNRKYQPSPWPNSSV